In Populus trichocarpa isolate Nisqually-1 chromosome 16, P.trichocarpa_v4.1, whole genome shotgun sequence, a genomic segment contains:
- the LOC7455850 gene encoding protein FAR1-RELATED SEQUENCE 2 isoform X5 codes for MEIDLELPSSDQEKLESGANTNECIMDSASELRGIDEAASSCLVEEVVEACGLNAIEGVIDGGDKVEERGVGVDGVGEGGISVPQNGLKFETKEAAYAFYRDYALSVGFGITIKASRRSKKNGKFIDVKIACSRFGSKRESSVTVNPRSCTKTDCKAGMHMKRTEDEKWVIYGFVKEHNHEICKEDYDNATGRRNKQSGAVARPKKGLQLALDEDDVKVMLEYFMCMQAENSTFFYAIDLDHEKRMRNVFWIDAKGRHDYHSFCDVVFFDTFYVSSKYKLPFVPIIGVNNHFQFVLLGCALIGEHSASSFLWLMHTWLKAVGGQAPKVIITDQERFLNEAVVDVFPDTLHYYSLWHVFSKIPENLSPVMNQSEIFMLKFNKCIYQSQTDEQFEKRWWKMVDRFELREDEWVHSLYENRIKWVPTFIRDISLAGMSTTERSGSVASFFDKYIHREAVFKEFMEQYKAFLEDGYEMEAKAEFETQNKQPALRSLSSFEKQASTLYTDAIFKKFQVEVLGVVSCHLKKESEDEATINFRVDDFEERQNFLVSWNKSTMDICCICRSFEYRGFLCKHAILVLQMSGVSNIPSRYILKRWTKGAKINQAVDKVSKSLHYRVQRFNDLCKQAIKLGKEGSLSKEAYDIAVRTLEEVLENCVGLNNSVKSVLEPNTLDVLGFPGFEEENCDNCFAKSSKKKRTYKKKKDQINSRAHHTDNCYIPQQDTQEVELGSRAPNLEGYYGSQEGAPGVGQLNSISPFRDGYYSNQQGLPVLGQLHLIPTHVSHFGAPLSMQGLGQLGFRAPTMQTSFSNLPDLEQPVSSTQFNGIATKHLHDKHLSS; via the exons ATGGAGATAGATCTTGAACTGCCTTCGAGTGATCAGGAGAAATTAGAGTCTGGAGCGAACACAAATGAGTGTATCATGGATAGCGCAAGTGAATTGCGTGGTATTGATGAGGCTGCAAGTTCTTGTTTGGTTGAAGAGGTTGTTGAAGCGTGTGGGTTGAATGCAATTGAGGGTGTTATTGATGGTGGGGATAAGGTGGAGGAGAGGGGTGTGGGGGTTGATGGGGTTGGTGAAGGTGGGATCTCTGTGCCTCAGAATGGATTAAAATTTGAAACGAAGGAGGCAGCATATGCGTTCTATAGAGATTATGCGCTCTCTGTGGGATTTGGGATCACTATAAAAGCTAGTCGTCGTTCAAAAAAGAATGGGAAATTTATTGATGTCAAAATTGCTTGTTCTAGATTTGGAAGCAAGCGGGAGTCAAGTGTGACTGTTAATCCACGATCATGTACAAAGACAGATTGCAAGGCAGGAATGCACATGAAGAGGACAGAAGATGAGAAATGGGTTATATATGGTTTTGTAAAGGAGCATAACCATGAGATTTGTAAGGAAGATTATGATAATGCTACAGGGAGACGAAACAAGCAATCAGGTGCAGTTGCTCGTCCGAAGAAAGGTTTGCAGTTGGCTTTAGATGAGGATGATGTAAAAGTTATGCTCGAGTATTTTATGTGCATGCAGGCTGAGAATTCGACCTTCTTTTATGCAATAGATCTGGACCATGAAAAACGTATGAGAAATGTGTTCTGGATTGATGCAAAAGGCAGACATGATTATCATAGTTTCTGTGATGTTGTCTTCTTTGATACCTTTTATGTTAGCAGCAAATATAAGCTTCCTTTCGTTCCTATTATTGGAGTGAATAATCACTTCCAGTTCGTGTTACTTGGATGTGCATTGATTGGGGAGCACTCTGCATCTAGTTTTCTCTGGCTAATGCACACATGGCTCAAAGCAGTGGGTGGCCAAGCTCCAAAAGTAATTATTACTGATCAAGAAAGATTCCTGAATGAAGCTGTTGTGGATGTATTTCCTGACACACTCCACTACTATAGTTTATGGCATGTATTCAGTAAGATTCCTGAAAACTTGTCTCCTGTTATGAATCAAAGTgaaatttttatgttgaaattcAACAAATGTATTTATCAGTCTCAGACAGATGAGCAGTTTGAAAAGAGATGGTGGAAGATGGTTGATAGATTTGAACTAAGGGAGGATGAATGGGTTCACTCATTGTATGAAAATCGTATAAAGTGGGTCCCAACTTTTATACGAGATATATCTTTAGCTGGAATGTCCACAACTGAGCGATCTGGAAGCGTTGCCTCTTTTTTTGACAAGTACATTCACAGGGAAGCTGTATTCAAGGAGTTTATGGAGCAATATAAAGCATTTTTGGAGGACGGGTATGAGATGGAAGCCAAAGCTGAatttgaaacacaaaacaaacagcCTGCATTAAGGTCTCTCTCATCTTTTGAGAAACAAGCATCGACATTATATACAGATGCCATTTTCAAGAAATTCCAGGTTGAGGTTTTGGGAGTAGTTTCATGTCACCTGAAAAAGGAAAGTGAAGATGAGGCAACTATTAACTTTCGAGTTGATGATTTTGAAGAACGTCAGAATTTTCTTGTATCTTGGAACAAATCAACAATGGATATTTGTTGTATATGTCGTTCTTTTGAATACAGAGGTTTCTTGTGTAAACACGCAATCCTTGTTCTTCAAATGTCTGGTGTTTCCAACATACCATCCCGCTACATATTGAAGCGTTGGACAAAAGGTGCCAAGATTAATCAAGCTGTTGATAAGGTATCAAAAAGTCTTCATTATAGGGTACAACGTTTCAATGATTTATGTAAACAAGCCATCAAACTGGGCAAAGAGGGTTCTTTATCTAAAGAAGCTTATGATATTGCTGTTCGGACATTAGAGGAAGTCTTAGAAAATTGTGTAGGTCTAAATAACTCTGTTAAGAGTGTCTTAGAGCCTAACACCTTGGATGTTCTTGGTTTTCCTGGCTTTGAAGAAGAGAACTGTGATAACTGTTTCGCCAagtcatcaaagaaaaagagaacttacaagaaaaaaaag GACCAGATTAACTCTAGGGCACACCATACTGATAACTGCTACATTCCTCAACAGGACACGCAAGAGGTG GAATTAGGGTCTAGGGCACCAAATCTTGAAGGCTATTATGGCTCTCAAGAAGGCGCGCCGGGAGTG GGACAGCTGAACTCAATTTCTCCATTCCGTGATGGTTATTATAGCAATCAACAGGGCTTACCAGTCCTG gGACAGTTGCATTTGATACCAACACATGTTAGTCACTTTGGAGCCCCACTGAGCATGCAGGGACTG GGTCAGTTGGGCTTCAGAGCACCAACCATGCAAACTTCTTTCAGTAACTTGCCAGATTTG GAACAGCCTGTCAGTTCTACGCAATTTAATGGCATCGCAACAAAGCATCTACATGACAAGCACCTCTCCAGTTAA
- the LOC7455850 gene encoding protein FAR1-RELATED SEQUENCE 2 isoform X8, with translation MEIDLELPSSDQEKLESGANTNECIMDSASELRGIDEAASSCLVEEVVEACGLNAIEGVIDGGDKVEERGVGVDGVGEGGISVPQNGLKFETKEAAYAFYRDYALSVGFGITIKASRRSKKNGKFIDVKIACSRFGSKRESSVTVNPRSCTKTDCKAGMHMKRTEDEKWVIYGFVKEHNHEICKEDYDNATGRRNKQSGAVARPKKGLQLALDEDDVKVMLEYFMCMQAENSTFFYAIDLDHEKRMRNVFWIDAKGRHDYHSFCDVVFFDTFYVSSKYKLPFVPIIGVNNHFQFVLLGCALIGEHSASSFLWLMHTWLKAVGGQAPKVIITDQERFLNEAVVDVFPDTLHYYSLWHVFSKIPENLSPVMNQSEIFMLKFNKCIYQSQTDEQFEKRWWKMVDRFELREDEWVHSLYENRIKWVPTFIRDISLAGMSTTERSGSVASFFDKYIHREAVFKEFMEQYKAFLEDGYEMEAKAEFETQNKQPALRSLSSFEKQASTLYTDAIFKKFQVEVLGVVSCHLKKESEDEATINFRVDDFEERQNFLVSWNKSTMDICCICRSFEYRGFLCKHAILVLQMSGVSNIPSRYILKRWTKGAKINQAVDKVSKSLHYRVQRFNDLCKQAIKLGKEGSLSKEAYDIAVRTLEEVLENCVGLNNSVKSVLEPNTLDVLGFPGFEEENCDNCFAKSSKKKRTYKKKKVYSEAGGIKIGLQESYQQMDQINSRAHHTDNCYIPQQDTQEVGQLNSISPFRDGYYSNQQGLPVLGQLHLIPTHVSHFGAPLSMQGLGQLGFRAPTMQTSFSNLPDLEQPVSSTQFNGIATKHLHDKHLSS, from the exons ATGGAGATAGATCTTGAACTGCCTTCGAGTGATCAGGAGAAATTAGAGTCTGGAGCGAACACAAATGAGTGTATCATGGATAGCGCAAGTGAATTGCGTGGTATTGATGAGGCTGCAAGTTCTTGTTTGGTTGAAGAGGTTGTTGAAGCGTGTGGGTTGAATGCAATTGAGGGTGTTATTGATGGTGGGGATAAGGTGGAGGAGAGGGGTGTGGGGGTTGATGGGGTTGGTGAAGGTGGGATCTCTGTGCCTCAGAATGGATTAAAATTTGAAACGAAGGAGGCAGCATATGCGTTCTATAGAGATTATGCGCTCTCTGTGGGATTTGGGATCACTATAAAAGCTAGTCGTCGTTCAAAAAAGAATGGGAAATTTATTGATGTCAAAATTGCTTGTTCTAGATTTGGAAGCAAGCGGGAGTCAAGTGTGACTGTTAATCCACGATCATGTACAAAGACAGATTGCAAGGCAGGAATGCACATGAAGAGGACAGAAGATGAGAAATGGGTTATATATGGTTTTGTAAAGGAGCATAACCATGAGATTTGTAAGGAAGATTATGATAATGCTACAGGGAGACGAAACAAGCAATCAGGTGCAGTTGCTCGTCCGAAGAAAGGTTTGCAGTTGGCTTTAGATGAGGATGATGTAAAAGTTATGCTCGAGTATTTTATGTGCATGCAGGCTGAGAATTCGACCTTCTTTTATGCAATAGATCTGGACCATGAAAAACGTATGAGAAATGTGTTCTGGATTGATGCAAAAGGCAGACATGATTATCATAGTTTCTGTGATGTTGTCTTCTTTGATACCTTTTATGTTAGCAGCAAATATAAGCTTCCTTTCGTTCCTATTATTGGAGTGAATAATCACTTCCAGTTCGTGTTACTTGGATGTGCATTGATTGGGGAGCACTCTGCATCTAGTTTTCTCTGGCTAATGCACACATGGCTCAAAGCAGTGGGTGGCCAAGCTCCAAAAGTAATTATTACTGATCAAGAAAGATTCCTGAATGAAGCTGTTGTGGATGTATTTCCTGACACACTCCACTACTATAGTTTATGGCATGTATTCAGTAAGATTCCTGAAAACTTGTCTCCTGTTATGAATCAAAGTgaaatttttatgttgaaattcAACAAATGTATTTATCAGTCTCAGACAGATGAGCAGTTTGAAAAGAGATGGTGGAAGATGGTTGATAGATTTGAACTAAGGGAGGATGAATGGGTTCACTCATTGTATGAAAATCGTATAAAGTGGGTCCCAACTTTTATACGAGATATATCTTTAGCTGGAATGTCCACAACTGAGCGATCTGGAAGCGTTGCCTCTTTTTTTGACAAGTACATTCACAGGGAAGCTGTATTCAAGGAGTTTATGGAGCAATATAAAGCATTTTTGGAGGACGGGTATGAGATGGAAGCCAAAGCTGAatttgaaacacaaaacaaacagcCTGCATTAAGGTCTCTCTCATCTTTTGAGAAACAAGCATCGACATTATATACAGATGCCATTTTCAAGAAATTCCAGGTTGAGGTTTTGGGAGTAGTTTCATGTCACCTGAAAAAGGAAAGTGAAGATGAGGCAACTATTAACTTTCGAGTTGATGATTTTGAAGAACGTCAGAATTTTCTTGTATCTTGGAACAAATCAACAATGGATATTTGTTGTATATGTCGTTCTTTTGAATACAGAGGTTTCTTGTGTAAACACGCAATCCTTGTTCTTCAAATGTCTGGTGTTTCCAACATACCATCCCGCTACATATTGAAGCGTTGGACAAAAGGTGCCAAGATTAATCAAGCTGTTGATAAGGTATCAAAAAGTCTTCATTATAGGGTACAACGTTTCAATGATTTATGTAAACAAGCCATCAAACTGGGCAAAGAGGGTTCTTTATCTAAAGAAGCTTATGATATTGCTGTTCGGACATTAGAGGAAGTCTTAGAAAATTGTGTAGGTCTAAATAACTCTGTTAAGAGTGTCTTAGAGCCTAACACCTTGGATGTTCTTGGTTTTCCTGGCTTTGAAGAAGAGAACTGTGATAACTGTTTCGCCAagtcatcaaagaaaaagagaacttacaagaaaaaaaag GTATACTCTGAGGCTGGGGGAATAAAAATTGGTTTGCAAGAAAGCTACCAGCAGATG GACCAGATTAACTCTAGGGCACACCATACTGATAACTGCTACATTCCTCAACAGGACACGCAAGAGGTG GGACAGCTGAACTCAATTTCTCCATTCCGTGATGGTTATTATAGCAATCAACAGGGCTTACCAGTCCTG gGACAGTTGCATTTGATACCAACACATGTTAGTCACTTTGGAGCCCCACTGAGCATGCAGGGACTG GGTCAGTTGGGCTTCAGAGCACCAACCATGCAAACTTCTTTCAGTAACTTGCCAGATTTG GAACAGCCTGTCAGTTCTACGCAATTTAATGGCATCGCAACAAAGCATCTACATGACAAGCACCTCTCCAGTTAA
- the LOC7455850 gene encoding protein FAR1-RELATED SEQUENCE 2 isoform X1, whose translation MEIDLELPSSDQEKLESGANTNECIMDSASELRGIDEAASSCLVEEVVEACGLNAIEGVIDGGDKVEERGVGVDGVGEGGISVPQNGLKFETKEAAYAFYRDYALSVGFGITIKASRRSKKNGKFIDVKIACSRFGSKRESSVTVNPRSCTKTDCKAGMHMKRTEDEKWVIYGFVKEHNHEICKEDYDNATGRRNKQSGAVARPKKGLQLALDEDDVKVMLEYFMCMQAENSTFFYAIDLDHEKRMRNVFWIDAKGRHDYHSFCDVVFFDTFYVSSKYKLPFVPIIGVNNHFQFVLLGCALIGEHSASSFLWLMHTWLKAVGGQAPKVIITDQERFLNEAVVDVFPDTLHYYSLWHVFSKIPENLSPVMNQSEIFMLKFNKCIYQSQTDEQFEKRWWKMVDRFELREDEWVHSLYENRIKWVPTFIRDISLAGMSTTERSGSVASFFDKYIHREAVFKEFMEQYKAFLEDGYEMEAKAEFETQNKQPALRSLSSFEKQASTLYTDAIFKKFQVEVLGVVSCHLKKESEDEATINFRVDDFEERQNFLVSWNKSTMDICCICRSFEYRGFLCKHAILVLQMSGVSNIPSRYILKRWTKGAKINQAVDKVSKSLHYRVQRFNDLCKQAIKLGKEGSLSKEAYDIAVRTLEEVLENCVGLNNSVKSVLEPNTLDVLGFPGFEEENCDNCFAKSSKKKRTYKKKKVYSEAGGIKIGLQESYQQMDQINSRAHHTDNCYIPQQDTQEVELGSRAPNLEGYYGSQEGAPGVGQLNSISPFRDGYYSNQQGLPVLGQLHLIPTHVSHFGAPLSMQGLGQLGFRAPTMQTSFSNLPDLEQPVSSTQFNGIATKHLHDKHLSS comes from the exons ATGGAGATAGATCTTGAACTGCCTTCGAGTGATCAGGAGAAATTAGAGTCTGGAGCGAACACAAATGAGTGTATCATGGATAGCGCAAGTGAATTGCGTGGTATTGATGAGGCTGCAAGTTCTTGTTTGGTTGAAGAGGTTGTTGAAGCGTGTGGGTTGAATGCAATTGAGGGTGTTATTGATGGTGGGGATAAGGTGGAGGAGAGGGGTGTGGGGGTTGATGGGGTTGGTGAAGGTGGGATCTCTGTGCCTCAGAATGGATTAAAATTTGAAACGAAGGAGGCAGCATATGCGTTCTATAGAGATTATGCGCTCTCTGTGGGATTTGGGATCACTATAAAAGCTAGTCGTCGTTCAAAAAAGAATGGGAAATTTATTGATGTCAAAATTGCTTGTTCTAGATTTGGAAGCAAGCGGGAGTCAAGTGTGACTGTTAATCCACGATCATGTACAAAGACAGATTGCAAGGCAGGAATGCACATGAAGAGGACAGAAGATGAGAAATGGGTTATATATGGTTTTGTAAAGGAGCATAACCATGAGATTTGTAAGGAAGATTATGATAATGCTACAGGGAGACGAAACAAGCAATCAGGTGCAGTTGCTCGTCCGAAGAAAGGTTTGCAGTTGGCTTTAGATGAGGATGATGTAAAAGTTATGCTCGAGTATTTTATGTGCATGCAGGCTGAGAATTCGACCTTCTTTTATGCAATAGATCTGGACCATGAAAAACGTATGAGAAATGTGTTCTGGATTGATGCAAAAGGCAGACATGATTATCATAGTTTCTGTGATGTTGTCTTCTTTGATACCTTTTATGTTAGCAGCAAATATAAGCTTCCTTTCGTTCCTATTATTGGAGTGAATAATCACTTCCAGTTCGTGTTACTTGGATGTGCATTGATTGGGGAGCACTCTGCATCTAGTTTTCTCTGGCTAATGCACACATGGCTCAAAGCAGTGGGTGGCCAAGCTCCAAAAGTAATTATTACTGATCAAGAAAGATTCCTGAATGAAGCTGTTGTGGATGTATTTCCTGACACACTCCACTACTATAGTTTATGGCATGTATTCAGTAAGATTCCTGAAAACTTGTCTCCTGTTATGAATCAAAGTgaaatttttatgttgaaattcAACAAATGTATTTATCAGTCTCAGACAGATGAGCAGTTTGAAAAGAGATGGTGGAAGATGGTTGATAGATTTGAACTAAGGGAGGATGAATGGGTTCACTCATTGTATGAAAATCGTATAAAGTGGGTCCCAACTTTTATACGAGATATATCTTTAGCTGGAATGTCCACAACTGAGCGATCTGGAAGCGTTGCCTCTTTTTTTGACAAGTACATTCACAGGGAAGCTGTATTCAAGGAGTTTATGGAGCAATATAAAGCATTTTTGGAGGACGGGTATGAGATGGAAGCCAAAGCTGAatttgaaacacaaaacaaacagcCTGCATTAAGGTCTCTCTCATCTTTTGAGAAACAAGCATCGACATTATATACAGATGCCATTTTCAAGAAATTCCAGGTTGAGGTTTTGGGAGTAGTTTCATGTCACCTGAAAAAGGAAAGTGAAGATGAGGCAACTATTAACTTTCGAGTTGATGATTTTGAAGAACGTCAGAATTTTCTTGTATCTTGGAACAAATCAACAATGGATATTTGTTGTATATGTCGTTCTTTTGAATACAGAGGTTTCTTGTGTAAACACGCAATCCTTGTTCTTCAAATGTCTGGTGTTTCCAACATACCATCCCGCTACATATTGAAGCGTTGGACAAAAGGTGCCAAGATTAATCAAGCTGTTGATAAGGTATCAAAAAGTCTTCATTATAGGGTACAACGTTTCAATGATTTATGTAAACAAGCCATCAAACTGGGCAAAGAGGGTTCTTTATCTAAAGAAGCTTATGATATTGCTGTTCGGACATTAGAGGAAGTCTTAGAAAATTGTGTAGGTCTAAATAACTCTGTTAAGAGTGTCTTAGAGCCTAACACCTTGGATGTTCTTGGTTTTCCTGGCTTTGAAGAAGAGAACTGTGATAACTGTTTCGCCAagtcatcaaagaaaaagagaacttacaagaaaaaaaag GTATACTCTGAGGCTGGGGGAATAAAAATTGGTTTGCAAGAAAGCTACCAGCAGATG GACCAGATTAACTCTAGGGCACACCATACTGATAACTGCTACATTCCTCAACAGGACACGCAAGAGGTG GAATTAGGGTCTAGGGCACCAAATCTTGAAGGCTATTATGGCTCTCAAGAAGGCGCGCCGGGAGTG GGACAGCTGAACTCAATTTCTCCATTCCGTGATGGTTATTATAGCAATCAACAGGGCTTACCAGTCCTG gGACAGTTGCATTTGATACCAACACATGTTAGTCACTTTGGAGCCCCACTGAGCATGCAGGGACTG GGTCAGTTGGGCTTCAGAGCACCAACCATGCAAACTTCTTTCAGTAACTTGCCAGATTTG GAACAGCCTGTCAGTTCTACGCAATTTAATGGCATCGCAACAAAGCATCTACATGACAAGCACCTCTCCAGTTAA
- the LOC7455850 gene encoding protein FAR1-RELATED SEQUENCE 2 isoform X3, whose product MEIDLELPSSDQEKLESGANTNECIMDSASELRGIDEAASSCLVEEVVEACGLNAIEGVIDGGDKVEERGVGVDGVGEGGISVPQNGLKFETKEAAYAFYRDYALSVGFGITIKASRRSKKNGKFIDVKIACSRFGSKRESSVTVNPRSCTKTDCKAGMHMKRTEDEKWVIYGFVKEHNHEICKEDYDNATGRRNKQSGAVARPKKGLQLALDEDDVKVMLEYFMCMQAENSTFFYAIDLDHEKRMRNVFWIDAKGRHDYHSFCDVVFFDTFYVSSKYKLPFVPIIGVNNHFQFVLLGCALIGEHSASSFLWLMHTWLKAVGGQAPKVIITDQERFLNEAVVDVFPDTLHYYSLWHVFSKIPENLSPVMNQSEIFMLKFNKCIYQSQTDEQFEKRWWKMVDRFELREDEWVHSLYENRIKWVPTFIRDISLAGMSTTERSGSVASFFDKYIHREAVFKEFMEQYKAFLEDGYEMEAKAEFETQNKQPALRSLSSFEKQASTLYTDAIFKKFQVEVLGVVSCHLKKESEDEATINFRVDDFEERQNFLVSWNKSTMDICCICRSFEYRGFLCKHAILVLQMSGVSNIPSRYILKRWTKGAKINQAVDKVSKSLHYRVQRFNDLCKQAIKLGKEGSLSKEAYDIAVRTLEEVLENCVGLNNSVKSVLEPNTLDVLGFPGFEEENCDNCFAKSSKKKRTYKKKKVYSEAGGIKIGLQESYQQMDQINSRAHHTDNCYIPQQDTQEVELGSRAPNLEGYYGSQEGAPGVGQLNSISPFRDGYYSNQQGLPVLGQLHLIPTHVSHFGAPLSMQGLGQLGFRAPTMQTSFSNLPDLPVSSTQFNGIATKHLHDKHLSS is encoded by the exons ATGGAGATAGATCTTGAACTGCCTTCGAGTGATCAGGAGAAATTAGAGTCTGGAGCGAACACAAATGAGTGTATCATGGATAGCGCAAGTGAATTGCGTGGTATTGATGAGGCTGCAAGTTCTTGTTTGGTTGAAGAGGTTGTTGAAGCGTGTGGGTTGAATGCAATTGAGGGTGTTATTGATGGTGGGGATAAGGTGGAGGAGAGGGGTGTGGGGGTTGATGGGGTTGGTGAAGGTGGGATCTCTGTGCCTCAGAATGGATTAAAATTTGAAACGAAGGAGGCAGCATATGCGTTCTATAGAGATTATGCGCTCTCTGTGGGATTTGGGATCACTATAAAAGCTAGTCGTCGTTCAAAAAAGAATGGGAAATTTATTGATGTCAAAATTGCTTGTTCTAGATTTGGAAGCAAGCGGGAGTCAAGTGTGACTGTTAATCCACGATCATGTACAAAGACAGATTGCAAGGCAGGAATGCACATGAAGAGGACAGAAGATGAGAAATGGGTTATATATGGTTTTGTAAAGGAGCATAACCATGAGATTTGTAAGGAAGATTATGATAATGCTACAGGGAGACGAAACAAGCAATCAGGTGCAGTTGCTCGTCCGAAGAAAGGTTTGCAGTTGGCTTTAGATGAGGATGATGTAAAAGTTATGCTCGAGTATTTTATGTGCATGCAGGCTGAGAATTCGACCTTCTTTTATGCAATAGATCTGGACCATGAAAAACGTATGAGAAATGTGTTCTGGATTGATGCAAAAGGCAGACATGATTATCATAGTTTCTGTGATGTTGTCTTCTTTGATACCTTTTATGTTAGCAGCAAATATAAGCTTCCTTTCGTTCCTATTATTGGAGTGAATAATCACTTCCAGTTCGTGTTACTTGGATGTGCATTGATTGGGGAGCACTCTGCATCTAGTTTTCTCTGGCTAATGCACACATGGCTCAAAGCAGTGGGTGGCCAAGCTCCAAAAGTAATTATTACTGATCAAGAAAGATTCCTGAATGAAGCTGTTGTGGATGTATTTCCTGACACACTCCACTACTATAGTTTATGGCATGTATTCAGTAAGATTCCTGAAAACTTGTCTCCTGTTATGAATCAAAGTgaaatttttatgttgaaattcAACAAATGTATTTATCAGTCTCAGACAGATGAGCAGTTTGAAAAGAGATGGTGGAAGATGGTTGATAGATTTGAACTAAGGGAGGATGAATGGGTTCACTCATTGTATGAAAATCGTATAAAGTGGGTCCCAACTTTTATACGAGATATATCTTTAGCTGGAATGTCCACAACTGAGCGATCTGGAAGCGTTGCCTCTTTTTTTGACAAGTACATTCACAGGGAAGCTGTATTCAAGGAGTTTATGGAGCAATATAAAGCATTTTTGGAGGACGGGTATGAGATGGAAGCCAAAGCTGAatttgaaacacaaaacaaacagcCTGCATTAAGGTCTCTCTCATCTTTTGAGAAACAAGCATCGACATTATATACAGATGCCATTTTCAAGAAATTCCAGGTTGAGGTTTTGGGAGTAGTTTCATGTCACCTGAAAAAGGAAAGTGAAGATGAGGCAACTATTAACTTTCGAGTTGATGATTTTGAAGAACGTCAGAATTTTCTTGTATCTTGGAACAAATCAACAATGGATATTTGTTGTATATGTCGTTCTTTTGAATACAGAGGTTTCTTGTGTAAACACGCAATCCTTGTTCTTCAAATGTCTGGTGTTTCCAACATACCATCCCGCTACATATTGAAGCGTTGGACAAAAGGTGCCAAGATTAATCAAGCTGTTGATAAGGTATCAAAAAGTCTTCATTATAGGGTACAACGTTTCAATGATTTATGTAAACAAGCCATCAAACTGGGCAAAGAGGGTTCTTTATCTAAAGAAGCTTATGATATTGCTGTTCGGACATTAGAGGAAGTCTTAGAAAATTGTGTAGGTCTAAATAACTCTGTTAAGAGTGTCTTAGAGCCTAACACCTTGGATGTTCTTGGTTTTCCTGGCTTTGAAGAAGAGAACTGTGATAACTGTTTCGCCAagtcatcaaagaaaaagagaacttacaagaaaaaaaag GTATACTCTGAGGCTGGGGGAATAAAAATTGGTTTGCAAGAAAGCTACCAGCAGATG GACCAGATTAACTCTAGGGCACACCATACTGATAACTGCTACATTCCTCAACAGGACACGCAAGAGGTG GAATTAGGGTCTAGGGCACCAAATCTTGAAGGCTATTATGGCTCTCAAGAAGGCGCGCCGGGAGTG GGACAGCTGAACTCAATTTCTCCATTCCGTGATGGTTATTATAGCAATCAACAGGGCTTACCAGTCCTG gGACAGTTGCATTTGATACCAACACATGTTAGTCACTTTGGAGCCCCACTGAGCATGCAGGGACTG GGTCAGTTGGGCTTCAGAGCACCAACCATGCAAACTTCTTTCAGTAACTTGCCAGATTTG CCTGTCAGTTCTACGCAATTTAATGGCATCGCAACAAAGCATCTACATGACAAGCACCTCTCCAGTTAA